The DNA region ATAAACTCCAAACCCTTACAGTAGGAGGAAAAAGTGCTAATTCTGTTATGGTTGGAAACCTTATAGTTGATCAAGGTAATCTTAATATGGATGAACTTAATGATATTAAAAATCTTGTTAAGGGAGTAAGTTTAAATAATATAAAAAAAATAAAAACTAATGGTGGTGGAGAAATGATATTAAACTATGATGCTTTAAGTGGAAAAATCTCTACAGACTTTAATCTTAATGCTTCTATTATAGGAGCAAGCTTTAGATCTTTAAATGCTTCTAGCATTAAAAGAAATGCTTTTGTAGATGGCTTAATGAATAATATGAATTTAAGTTTAACTTTTAATCCTAATCATTTTAATCTTAATACTAATCTTACTTTTAATGAAGATAATTTATATGCTAGTATTAATGATTATATACAAAGTGATATACAAACTTATACTCATGATAATATTAAAGAACATGCCTTAGTTATACTACCTTATTTTTCTTCTCAAAGTGTAGAACTTTCTTTAAATGAAAAAAGTAAAGGACATATTAAAGGTAATATACTTGCTTATTCTACCTTAAAAGAAAGTGGAACTTATAGTTTTTATGCAGGTTATGAAGATACTAAGATGAACTCTTATTATTTTGATGTAAAAAACCGTACTTATTATACAGGTATAAAATATTTTAATACCTTATTTTATACAGACAATAATCAAGAAGTCTATATTAAAGCTCAAGCTAAAGCAGCTTTTATTAAAAATGAGTTCTTAAAGAAAATAGCCAATAATGAAGCTAGTGCTAATCCTAATGCTTATACTTATGGAGGAGGTATAGATTTAGGAATGAATTTTATCTTAGGATCTCATATGCTTACTCCTCAAATAGGTTTAGGTTATGAAGGATCTTATATGCAAGCTTATAGTATAAAAGATATTAAAGGTAGGGCTAGTGTACAAAAAGGAGAAAGAATATATAAAAATATCAATAATCTTTTTTCTACTAAGGCTAGCTTTGCTTATTTTAAAGACTGGTTACCTTATTTAAAGACTTCTATAGAATTAGGAGCTAAACTTTATATGAATACTACTATACATACTAAAGCACGCTTTGGTACTATTAAAGTAGAAGATGAAATAAACTTAGCAAGAATACAAAGATTTGCAAATGCTTCTTTAATACTGCCTTTAAATCAAAGCTTTATTATGAGTATGAATTATAATGCTCAAAATAGTAAAGATGCTACTACTCATACTGCTTATGCTCAATTTAGTTATTTGTGGTAAAAGAATAAGGTATTAAAAGAATAAAGTATAGCTTTAAAAGCTATGCTTTGTTTTTTAATTTTCCTTAAAAAGCTTAGAAGCTAAATGTGTTGCACGACTTTGATCTGTATCTTTTTTTAAAGTTTTGTAAATTTGGCTTACGTATTCTTCTAGAATTTTTTGAGAATTGATACTTTTATCTAAAAGAGGTATTTTTTTGTATTGTGCATTGTTTTTAAGTTCGTAAGCTAAAACATTATCACTAAGTTGTAAACGTAAAAATTGTATTTTATATTGCAATGATAAGATTAAAATATTTTCAAAATAAATTAAAAAATGCTATCTAAGTTTATTGATAAAAAGATTGAAACAAGTATATATTAACTTAGCAAGATAAGGGTTTTAATTAGGTAAAAAATTAAGGATTTAAATTTAAAAAGTCTTTGATTTCTTTTAACATTTCTTGAGGATTTAAATCATTAATGCTTTTGTAAAATTTAGAGTTTTCATCTATAAGAAAAAGTTCATTGCTATGTGCTATGGTGTATTTCATAATAGGATCTTTTAGATCTATTTTTTGATAATGAACATTATATCGTTTGGCTAATTTTTGTAAAGTGCTTTCATCTTTTGCGATTAAAGCATTTGCTTTTGGATAAAAATATCTTAGCCATTCATCTGTATTGTTAATATTGCTATCTCTATTAAGATCTAAAGAGATAAAAAGAAGATGGATGTTATCATTGTTAATATCTTTTAAAATTTTAGCTAATAAACTTAGTGTTGCAGGACAAATATCAGGACAAAAAGTATATCCAAAATAAACTATTAGTTTTTTACCTTTAAAATCCTCAATAGTAGTATTTTCTTTAAAACTTGATTTTAAGTTAAAATCATAAGGATTTTCTTGATTTTTTAAAAAAAAGAAAATACTTAAAACACTTATAATCAACATTAAAATAAATAAAATAATGCTTTTTTTCATCTTTTTAACTCAAAATCAAAATGAAAACCTATGGCTTTATCATTATCCATAAATTCAGCCCTAAAACGCATAGTTTGTAAAACACAAGATGCAAGCACTATTTGACTTTCATAATCTGTTTGGTTTAATTTATGTATTTTAGGATTTATTTCACCCATATACATGTTTAAACCATAAATTTTAATCTTTAAATTTTCATAATCTCCTAAGTTTTTAATATTTAATTTTATGGATTCTAAAGCTTGCAAAGGTTTAGGGTTTAAAGAAATAAGCACTTCTTTACCTTTAAAATTGTATTTACAATCTTGAATATTAAGATCACAACTTAAAGGGCTTGTAATATCAGTATTGATTGTTTCTTTTGAACTTTTTGATGTATAAATATCAAAAATAAAATAAAATAAAATAATAATTGCAAAGGCTAAGGTTAAGATAAAAATATTTTTTTTCATTTGCCATATTCTTTAGAGCTAATATTTTTTAATTCTATATTTTGGTTATTGTTAAATTTTAAATTGATATTTATTTTTGTATCTTTAAGTATGGGCTGTTTTAAATTTAAAAGCATGATATGATAAGATCCTGGTTTAAATTCTGTATTTGAATGAGCTTTGATAATGATTTGAGGAATTTCTTGCATTAACATGGTTCCATTTTTATGCAAATGAGTATGCAATTGGGTAACTTCGCTAATATCACTTTGAGCGCTTATTAGGGCAATGTCTTTATCGGTATTGTTATAGATATTAAGAAAAACTGCACTATTTTGTGCATGGGGTGGAGTTTGTCTTACAAAAACATTTTTAATTTCTATATCATTAGCCCAAAGGTTAAAAACAAATAAAACACTCAAACAAAAAATTTTTCTCATAAAATATGTCCTTATTATGGATTTTTATTTTGATTATATCAAAAAATATTTAAAATTTTTTATGCAATATGAGTATGATTTGATTTAATACTAGGGATTGTTTGATTTAAGATTTAATTTTTTTAAAAATGTGTATTTTTTAAATTTATATAACTTAACAAATTTAGATTCAATTAATATTTTTTAAGAAAAAAGATATTATAATCATGCAAATATTTTTACTCAAAAATTCATGGTATTAAGGAAAAATATTGTTGAAACGATTTGCTTTATTATTTACAATTTTTTCAGTACTCCTTCATGCTGCAGATCTTGTTAAAATTTATCTTAACGAAGGCTTAGATGCTGTTGGTATAGCAATCGAAAAAGAGCTGACTCAAAAGGATTTTTGGTTACAAGAAATAGGGGATAAAAATATTTCACTAGGGTATTATAATAATAATGTCACTATTGTGCTTACCAATAAAACAGATAAAATTCTTCGTGTTTATTCTTATAATGATGGAAAAATAACAAAAGATTTTGAACAAAAAGAAATTATTACCGGTATCATGGGGGATAAAAAAATAGAAGGAGATTTAAAAACTCCTGTAGGTTTTTATGAATTAGGGCGTAAGTTTAACCCAGGTGATCCTTACTATGGACCTTTTGCTTTTGCTACAACTTATCCTAACTTGCTTGATAAGGTACAAGGAAAAACAGGAGGTGGAATTTGGATACATGGCTATCCTCTTGATGGGTCTAGGCTTGATGAGTTTAAAACAAAAGGATGTATAGCCTTACTTAATGAAGACTTAGAAAAATTTGCACAAACTATACAAGGTAAAAAAGTTTTTGCTATGACAGAAGAAAAAGAAAAAATCAGAGCTAAAAAAGATGAAATAGCTGGTTTATTAGCTGATCTTTTTACTTGGAAATTAGCTTGGACGCACAATAATATTGATGCTTATTTAGATTTTTATGATGAAAAAGAATTTAAACGTTTTGATAAAATGAAATTTGAACAATTTACTGCCATGAAAAAATTGATTTTTTCACGCAAAGAAGATAAAGAAATCAAATTTTCAGATATTAATATCAGTCCTTATCCAAATTTAAAAAATGAGATTATATATAGAATTTCATTTTATGAGGATTATTATACTAAAAATTATCAATTTAAAGGCAATAAAATTTTATATGTTAAAATCGACAATAAGGGCAAAATGAAAATTCTAGCAGAGCAATAAATGGCCTTAATCAAAATCGATCAAAAAGCTTATGAATATAATTTAAAATATATTCTTAAAAAAATAAAAGATATTAAAAGACTGATTTGTGTTTTTAAGGATAATGCTTATGGGCACGGAGCTAAACTTTTAGCTCCTGTGGCTAAAAATTTAGGAGTTTGTTTTGTCGCACTTAAAAACGAAGAAGAAGCTTTAGAACTTGAAAATTTTTTTGAGAATATACTCATACTCTCTCACATTCCCCATGGGAATGAAAATTCTAGATTTATTTATGCTTTAAATGATATCTCACATATACAAAAATACAAAAAAAATACCAAAATACATCTTAAAATAGATACAGCTATGCATCGTAATGGTGTTAGCATACAGGATTTAGAATATGCTTTAAGTCTTATTAAGCAACACAATTTAAAGCTTGAAGGTGTATTTACTCATTTTTTTAGCGCTGATGAAATGGATGCTAGTTTTTTTGTTCAAAAAAAACATTTTGAAGAAGCTAAAAAAATAGTTAAAAAACATTATTCTAAATTATTGATCCATTCTTGTAATTCTGCAGCATTTTTTAGAGGAGAAATTCCTGATGATGAACACTGTAGAATAGGGCTTGCTCAATTTGGATATGGAGATGAAAATTTAAAAAAAGTTTTAAGTTTATATGCGCATAGACTTAGTCAAAGAACACTGTATAAAGGACAAAGTATAGGTTATGGCGGTGTTTTTCATGCTTTAAAAGATTTAGAAGTTGCCACTTATGATTTAGGTTATGCTAGCGGTCTTTTTCGTTATAATGGAAAAGGGGAGTTAAAACTTGCAAATGGTAAGCAAATTCTTGGAAAAATGTCAATGGATAGTTTTTCATGTGAAAATTCAGGTGAAGAGATTTGTGTGTTTAAAGATGCTGATATTTGGGCTGATTTTTTTCATACTATTAGTTATGAAATTTTAGTAAAGCTTCATCCTAGCATTCAAAGGGTATTAATATAAATGTTTAATATAGTACTAATACACCCTAGAATTCCTCAAAATACAGGAAGCATAGGAAGAATGTGCTTTAATGCCGGATTTAAACTCCATATAGTTAAACCCACGGTTTTTGATATTTCTCATAAAGCCCTCAGGCGCGCTGGACTTGATTATTGGGATAAATTAGAACCTATAATTTGGGAAAATATACAAGATTTTTTAGAAAAAAACATCATCTACAAGGATAGATTTTTCTTTGCTACAACTAAGAGTCAAAAACCGTATTTTAATGCAAAATTTCAAGAAAATGATTTTTTATTTTTTGGAAGTGAAAGCTATGGTTTACCTATGGAATTAATGCAATTAAATTGGGATAATGCTATTAGTATACCTATGAAATCTTGTGGAAGAAGTTTAAATTTAGCAACTAGTGTAGGTATAATTTCTTATGAAGCTTTAAGACAAAATTTTAATTATTTTAGTGTTTAAAGTTTGTAAATTTATATTTAAGAATGCAAAAGATATAAAATCATAAAGTCCTTTTTATAAAAATTATGTTAAAGTAAAATTAATATTATTTTTTTAAGGAGTTTGGATGAATTTAGAAATTTTGCTAAATTATACCAATAAAATGTCTGATCTTATAGCAAATAAAATTGTCCCTAATACAGATATTATTATGGTGGTTTTGCTTATAATCTGTGGACTTTATTACAGTTTTTTAACTCGCTTTGTACAATTTCGCATGCTAGGATCTGTCTTTAAAATACTTACAGAAAAAAATACACAAAATTCAAAAGAACATATTTCTCCTTTTGAAGCACTAATGATTTCAACTGCTTCTAGGGTAGGTATAGGAAATATTGCAGGAATTTCTTTAGCTTTAACTACAGGCGGGGCTGGTGCTTTGTTTTGGATGTGGGTTATGGCATTTTTTGGAGGTGCTTCAGCCTTTGCTGAAAGCACTCTAGCTCAAATTTATAAAACCAAAGATAAAACAGGAGGATTTAAAGGTGGACCAGCTTATTATATTAAAAAAGCTTTAGGTTCACATTTTTTTGGATCTTTTTTTGCTTTTATACTTATTATCACCTATGCTTATGGTTTTAATGGTCTTCAAAGTCAAACAATGACTTTTTCTTTTAAGGTTTATTATGATATGTTTTATCCTAATGCTAGTATAGATTTTGCATCCAGTTCCTGGCCTATAATCATTGGTATTATTTTAACTCTTTTTGGCGCTTGGATGTTTTTTTCTCATCATACTAAAATAGGTAAAATAAGTTCTTTAATCGTTCCTTTTATGGCTTTAGCTTATATTTTACTTGCTAGCATAGCGGTTTTAATCAATTTTGATAAGATCCCTTTGGTTGTGCATATGATTTTAGAAAATGCTTTTGATTTTAAAGCTATTTTTGGTGGTTTTGCAGGATCTGCTTTAGTTATAGGTATAAAAAGAGGACTTTTTTCTAATGAAGCAGGCATGGGTTCAGCCCCTAATGCAGCTGCAGCAGCCCTAACAAGTCATCCAGTTAAACAAGGTCTTATTCAATCTTTTTCAGTTTTAATAGATGTGATTATTTGTACAAGTTCAGGATTTTTAGTGCTTTTTTCTATGGCTTATTTGGGATTTGGTGAAGGCAAAATAGAAGGTGGTATGCCTTTGATTCAAGAAACTATGCGTGAATATTATGGTGGTTTTGGGATTCATTTTATTACCCTTGCTATAGTTCTTTTTGCAATAACTTCTTTAATAGGAAATTATTATTATGCTCAAGCTAATGTGAAGTATTTAACCCATTCTAAATTAATCATGAATTTATTTAGAATCAGTGCAGTAGCTATGATTTTTATAGGCTCACAGATGAATTTAAAATTTGCCTGGAATTTGGCAGATTTAACCATGGCTTTTATGGCAATAACTAATATCATTTCTTTATTGCTTTTAGGGGGTATAGTTAATAAGGTTTTAAAAGATTTTAACGATCAACAAAAAAAAGGCTTAGATCCTCAATTTAGCGCTAGCAAGCTAGGTATTAAAAATGCTCAATGCTGGGAATAAAATTCATAAGCTTTATATAAAGCTTATGAATTAATGATTTAAGACTTTATTTAAAAATTCTTTTAATCTTTCATTGCTAGGGTTTTGAAAAACTTCTT from Campylobacter hepaticus includes:
- a CDS encoding SCO family protein, with product MKKSIILFILMLIISVLSIFFFLKNQENPYDFNLKSSFKENTTIEDFKGKKLIVYFGYTFCPDICPATLSLLAKILKDINNDNIHLLFISLDLNRDSNINNTDEWLRYFYPKANALIAKDESTLQKLAKRYNVHYQKIDLKDPIMKYTIAHSNELFLIDENSKFYKSINDLNPQEMLKEIKDFLNLNP
- a CDS encoding copper chaperone PCu(A)C: MRKIFCLSVLFVFNLWANDIEIKNVFVRQTPPHAQNSAVFLNIYNNTDKDIALISAQSDISEVTQLHTHLHKNGTMLMQEIPQIIIKAHSNTEFKPGSYHIMLLNLKQPILKDTKININLKFNNNQNIELKNISSKEYGK
- a CDS encoding L,D-transpeptidase family protein, which encodes MLKRFALLFTIFSVLLHAADLVKIYLNEGLDAVGIAIEKELTQKDFWLQEIGDKNISLGYYNNNVTIVLTNKTDKILRVYSYNDGKITKDFEQKEIITGIMGDKKIEGDLKTPVGFYELGRKFNPGDPYYGPFAFATTYPNLLDKVQGKTGGGIWIHGYPLDGSRLDEFKTKGCIALLNEDLEKFAQTIQGKKVFAMTEEKEKIRAKKDEIAGLLADLFTWKLAWTHNNIDAYLDFYDEKEFKRFDKMKFEQFTAMKKLIFSRKEDKEIKFSDINISPYPNLKNEIIYRISFYEDYYTKNYQFKGNKILYVKIDNKGKMKILAEQ
- a CDS encoding alanine racemase, with the protein product MALIKIDQKAYEYNLKYILKKIKDIKRLICVFKDNAYGHGAKLLAPVAKNLGVCFVALKNEEEALELENFFENILILSHIPHGNENSRFIYALNDISHIQKYKKNTKIHLKIDTAMHRNGVSIQDLEYALSLIKQHNLKLEGVFTHFFSADEMDASFFVQKKHFEEAKKIVKKHYSKLLIHSCNSAAFFRGEIPDDEHCRIGLAQFGYGDENLKKVLSLYAHRLSQRTLYKGQSIGYGGVFHALKDLEVATYDLGYASGLFRYNGKGELKLANGKQILGKMSMDSFSCENSGEEICVFKDADIWADFFHTISYEILVKLHPSIQRVLI
- a CDS encoding tRNA (cytidine(34)-2'-O)-methyltransferase codes for the protein MFNIVLIHPRIPQNTGSIGRMCFNAGFKLHIVKPTVFDISHKALRRAGLDYWDKLEPIIWENIQDFLEKNIIYKDRFFFATTKSQKPYFNAKFQENDFLFFGSESYGLPMELMQLNWDNAISIPMKSCGRSLNLATSVGIISYEALRQNFNYFSV
- a CDS encoding alanine/glycine:cation symporter family protein, whose amino-acid sequence is MNLEILLNYTNKMSDLIANKIVPNTDIIMVVLLIICGLYYSFLTRFVQFRMLGSVFKILTEKNTQNSKEHISPFEALMISTASRVGIGNIAGISLALTTGGAGALFWMWVMAFFGGASAFAESTLAQIYKTKDKTGGFKGGPAYYIKKALGSHFFGSFFAFILIITYAYGFNGLQSQTMTFSFKVYYDMFYPNASIDFASSSWPIIIGIILTLFGAWMFFSHHTKIGKISSLIVPFMALAYILLASIAVLINFDKIPLVVHMILENAFDFKAIFGGFAGSALVIGIKRGLFSNEAGMGSAPNAAAAALTSHPVKQGLIQSFSVLIDVIICTSSGFLVLFSMAYLGFGEGKIEGGMPLIQETMREYYGGFGIHFITLAIVLFAITSLIGNYYYAQANVKYLTHSKLIMNLFRISAVAMIFIGSQMNLKFAWNLADLTMAFMAITNIISLLLLGGIVNKVLKDFNDQQKKGLDPQFSASKLGIKNAQCWE